A region of Trichoplusia ni isolate ovarian cell line Hi5 chromosome 21, tn1, whole genome shotgun sequence DNA encodes the following proteins:
- the LOC113504088 gene encoding BTB/POZ domain-containing protein 10, whose protein sequence is MSDSQTQGPEAMTERRPFFYPDSSSDTEEYRRDEERRKRLSKRTGPNIRGRPNMPPKNLSANTPTPSTSTAQEPPRNGQKSQNQLGEDRITLVVDNTRFVVDPAQFTAHPNTMLGRMFSSGLEFTHPNERGEYEVAEGISATVFRAILEYYRLGSIRCPPTVSVQELREACDYLLVPFDANTVRCQNLRGLLHELSNEGARRQFESFLERLILPLMVESAQRGDRECHVVVLLDDDSVEWDEQYPPQMGDEYSQTVLSTPLYRFFKYIENRDVAKQVMKERGLKKIRLGVEGYPTYKEKVRKRPGGRAEVIYNYVQRPFIHMSWEKEEAKSRHVDFQCFKSKSVTNLAEATADPVIELDANRVRDEENPEVVQEPEVEEAQ, encoded by the exons ATGTCAGACTCCCAGACTCAGGGCCCAGAGGCCATGACAGAAAGACGTCCCTTCTTTTACCCTGATAGTAGTAGTGATACGGAGGAGTACAGGAGGGACGAGGAGCGTCGCAAGCGGTTGTCGAAGCGAACTGGTCCGAATATCCGAGGGCGACCAAATATGCCGCCGAAAAACTTGTCAGCTAATACCCCGACGCCTTCGACGTCGACTGCCCAGGAGCCGCCCAGGAATGGACAGAAGAGCCAGAACCAGCTCGGCGAGGACCGGATAACCCTTGTGGTGGATAATACGCGGTTCGTGGTGGACCCAGCGCAGTTCACAGCACACCCTAACACTATGTTGGGAAGGATGTTCAGTTCAG GTCTCGAATTCACCCATCCGAACGAGCGCGGTGAATACGAGGTGGCTGAAGGCATATCGGCGACAGTCTTCCGGGCTATCCTTGAGTACTACAGGCTGGGCAGCATCCGGTGCCCCCCCACGGTCTCCGTGCAGGAGCTGAGGGAGGCCTGCGACTATCTACTGGTCCCGTTCGATGCTAACACTGTTCGATGTCAG AACCTTCGCGGCCTACTCCACGAGCTATCAAACGAGGGCGCTCGGCGTCAATTCGAATCATTCCTCGAGCGTCTGATCCTCCCCCTCATGGTGGAGTCAGCCCAGAGGGGGGACAGGGAGTGTCACGTCGTAGTCCTGCTGGACGACGACTCTGTGGAGTGGGATGAGCAGTATCCACCTCAAATGGGAGATGAGTACTCCCAGACCGTGTTGTCCACACCCCTGTACAGattcttcaaatatattgagAACAG GGACGTGGCAAAACAAGTGATGAAAGAACGCGGCCTCAAAAAGATCCGCCTCGGGGTCGAAGGCTATCCAACATACAAAGAGAAGGTCCGAAAGAGGCCAGGGGGCCGGGCAGAGGTCATCTACAACTACGTGCAACGTCCTTTCATACACATGTCCTGGGAGAAAGAAGAGGCGAAAAGCAGGCATGTCGACTTTCAATGCTTCAAGTCGAAGTCCGTCACGAATTTAGCCGAAGCCACAGCTGATCCTGTCATTGAGCTGGATGCTAATAGAGTGAGGGATGAGGAGAATCCCGAAGTGGTTCAAGAGCCCGAAGTGGAAGAGGCACAGTGA
- the LOC113504162 gene encoding uncharacterized protein LOC113504162 isoform X2: MADESGCGDVCSVRIDEPVCQKDRATNSSLLRTTAVLSLGPQRVNCSVQCRRDLISSLVVLSAANTPVLSSVGVVISKDGVNGTLKPCTRLVRPVVTHTLRKKDSNGHREYHKLSTNLLPGKLNVVLICPAGYYLMHENKICASCPPNTSSAVGDNTCTECPRGTRAEPGAAVCSAGDTQPRSGGGTPPVGTWWRAAVCCAAVWCAWR, from the exons ATGGCGGATGAGTCTGGTTGTGGTGATGTCTGCTCGGTCAGAATCGACGAACCAGTTTGCCAGAAAGACAGG GCTACCAACAGCTCTCTGCTCAGGACTACGGCGGTGCTCTCGCTGGGCCCTCAGCGTGTGAACTGCAGCGTGCAATGCCGGAGAGACCTGATCTCGTCTCTCGTCGTGCTGAGCGCTGCTAATACACCTGTCCTTTCATCTGTTGGGG TGGTGATATCTAAGGATGGCGTGAACGGCACCCTGAAGCCGTGCACGAGACTGGTGCGACCGGTGGTGACGCATACGTTGCGGAAAAAAG ATTCGAACGGTCACCGCGAGTACCACAAGCTGTCGACAAACCTCCTCCCCGGCAAGTTGAACGTGGTGCTCATCTGTCCCGCCGGCTACTACCTCATGCATGAGAATAAGATCTGTG CATCGTGTCCCCCGAACACGAGCTCGGCGGTGGGCGACAACACGTGCACGGAGTGTCCGCGCGGCACCCGCGCAGAGCCCGGCGCCGCCGTCTGCAGCGCAGGAGACACACAACCGCGCAG TGGTGGTGGTACCCCCCCTGTGGGTACATGGTGGCGTGCGGCAGTGTGCTGTGCGGCTGTCTGGTGTGCGTGGCGCTAG
- the LOC113504162 gene encoding uncharacterized protein LOC113504162 isoform X1, with product MADESGCGDVCSVRIDEPVCQKDRATNSSLLRTTAVLSLGPQRVNCSVQCRRDLISSLVVLSAANTPVLSSVGVVISKDGVNGTLKPCTRLVRPVVTHTLRKKDSNGHREYHKLSTNLLPGKLNVVLICPAGYYLMHENKICASCPPNTSSAVGDNTCTECPRGTRAEPGAAVCSAGDTQPRRYDVRTLINVLRTPRMNTRSWSKRGINNISLGTLDRKKGNRKSRIC from the exons ATGGCGGATGAGTCTGGTTGTGGTGATGTCTGCTCGGTCAGAATCGACGAACCAGTTTGCCAGAAAGACAGG GCTACCAACAGCTCTCTGCTCAGGACTACGGCGGTGCTCTCGCTGGGCCCTCAGCGTGTGAACTGCAGCGTGCAATGCCGGAGAGACCTGATCTCGTCTCTCGTCGTGCTGAGCGCTGCTAATACACCTGTCCTTTCATCTGTTGGGG TGGTGATATCTAAGGATGGCGTGAACGGCACCCTGAAGCCGTGCACGAGACTGGTGCGACCGGTGGTGACGCATACGTTGCGGAAAAAAG ATTCGAACGGTCACCGCGAGTACCACAAGCTGTCGACAAACCTCCTCCCCGGCAAGTTGAACGTGGTGCTCATCTGTCCCGCCGGCTACTACCTCATGCATGAGAATAAGATCTGTG CATCGTGTCCCCCGAACACGAGCTCGGCGGTGGGCGACAACACGTGCACGGAGTGTCCGCGCGGCACCCGCGCAGAGCCCGGCGCCGCCGTCTGCAGCGCAGGAGACACACAACCGCGCAGGTATGATGTACGTACTCTTATCAATGTCTTAAGGACCCCCCGGATGAATACTCGGTCTTGGAGTAAAAGGGGTATTAATAATATATCTCTTGGTACCCTTGATAGAAAGAAAGGCAATCGTAAAAGCAGAATTTGTTAA